A single Anopheles funestus chromosome 2RL, idAnoFuneDA-416_04, whole genome shotgun sequence DNA region contains:
- the LOC125764271 gene encoding HEAT repeat-containing protein 5B isoform X1, whose amino-acid sequence MNNMGHIENLSLFRYIRDAATLSLKHFPQLHPVEPNTSNGATPDEEEEEAELSARMELSHSLTLNEAALSQLPEQKRPVFIFEWLRFLDKVLVAAQKSDIKGCQKKLVEQLTQHIQGAPGPPTRKLIARCLATLFSVGDTFLLFETVNKCNDILKNKDDSPSYLPTRLAAICVVGCMYEKLGRMMGRSYEETVQILLKSLKNAESQSRIEIMMTLEKVCAGMGSAISNVHKDIYKAVRYCLTDRVMAVRVAASNCLLEMTKHAPFLYTSELESLASLCFRAFDSCNYEVRCAVAKLLGTLIACTQNGSLRNFSSMTASSSSTKSLRPVSLDEALGVLMSGFLRGGVSFLKGTGEIIKGSSGVNREVRVGVTHAYVVFVQTMGGLWLERNMQSFLVHVLDLVANPKAASSHVDAVYSRKCINFILRSVIGKMLGEKAQSSACKELIHLIAKQMNSIDFNPENAKDSNQETLFSQHLLVCALQELGSLVLLLGTTAQNLLADQSLNFIDAICAVLIHPCMAARLAAAWCLRCLCVAVPSQITPLIDRFIDAIEKMRTSPDAISGYSGALAAVLGGVRYSPLGIPHTRGKIIFNTAEELLRTASQNSRLSLNRTQAGWLLIGAIMTLGVPVVKGLLPRMLLLWRNAFPRSTKELESEKARGDAFTWQVTLEGRAGALSVMHSFLLHCPELVTDDITRRLLTPIESALAMLINITSVLKNYGQHLKAPTAMVRLRLYETLSLLPANALESSYTHLLRMLVSEFTLTENPANTTTSFLRQMCHGDDSIILGTWLQDTDHRTIEDQMEPNRKADGDYLQPNSAAGSGALEHDACCLFRGIAAGEQCPGPLPLGVAVIDMSVILFGLIFPKVANKHRLQMLEHFGECIKHAKSSRQEAVQMNIFTALLSGLKGLTETKSAIGQDDVRKSATNLIISALTSANPILRCAAGEALGRIAQVVGDSRVTAELAQTSFDRLKSARDVVTRTGHSLALGCLHRYVGGMGSSQHLNTSVSILLALAQDGSSPVVQVWSLYALSLIADSGGPMFRGYVEPTLSLALKLLLTVPQSHVDVHQCIGRVLSALITTIGPELQGDSNSVATARSSFLCAAAIMQAHSDPLVQAEATGCLQQLHLFAPRNVNLSSLVPNLCQNLSSNYLMLRKAAVSCLRQLTTREAKEVCEHAANLVSDEDRYALSDYGLPGVLFGMLDTESDSQMVRNIHDTITSMLQILAAENLSQWLSMCKNVLTVASDSSVGAEGAVAGATGGAASGGGGVGGAGAGSGGATGGKDGGGDDGEGDDADDDDDDDNMEFHAEDHQATHPAVQPRWPTRVFAAECVRKVIATCENASSNHFDLLAAKEMQMTKSRGDFLVLHLSDLIRMAFMAATSDSDQLRLEGLKTLQEIIDKFAHVPEPEFPGHLLLEQFQAQVGAALRPAFSQDTPSHVTAAACEVCSAWIGSGVARDLNDLRRVHQLLVSNLSKLNSRTNSTQLYNESMATLEKLSILKAWGQVYIMAMVGHGSAPASQMLKTLSTVAGNHSHLAVPSAAQPKEFSRLAFDDEFGDFESRGESLLSLVQPELDNLSMHWLAALKDYALLSLPAEYASQLPHDGGAFYTNDTMNLSKPHYLISWPPILYAAALWLKAEGFEKDDPEQLSREQEEDKANANDAPNAMVPGTKGQTAMAMPTGAAMISHGSLSADRFHLIFGICMEALCSTRTNEKLDSVIACLQSLYTVFDSAWSREMLMHNKTLPVELCNVLHRLILTRDSVEVQYLCISILKQTIMAANECLEREKEEERHNKLNTSGDGTDTRTGENGNDETAPPATTPDVDYLGEGGEEGEILPGKSLVYAVLEVVLCLLARQIPGMNPSQSTRVANEQLQRQLAQAQNGLIKLGDDNCLLVASAIQSLNDLPALCSPLGALSILPTILYLTTGVIKEVATKSVHDESMIASTNVVVQAAVQLLKLLATHRYGRQDAPSGEEWRKLLQSALGRIIDLTKTGCEETKMDEVTVMLAIAVFLLHSPVSVVSVPNLQYPCINHFRQCFQSASLPVRLKCVQTMRSIFANGELKVSTPYIHALAPRLIEHLYSEQARNPTNEQELALVLEGITTVEALIALAEPQNRELMQGIQMLTLLVPILINYLDDPEQQQQQQRTTQSKYVVALNDHAIQWLMKIGLKYPQEFKTFMAQAPELRRKLEAAIKRNQMNATLQKSKSEAANAAARNSAAQQQKPTIQLKTDFSNFSFA is encoded by the exons atgaaCAATATGGGACACATCGAAAATCTATCACTGTTTCg aTATATTCGCGACGCAGCGACATTGTCGTTAAAACACTTTCCGCAGCTTCATCCGGTCGAACCAAACACTTCCAACGGTGCGACAccagacgaagaagaagaagaagcggaACTCAGCGCTAGAATGGAGCTGTCGCACAGCCTAACGCTAAACGAGGCCGCCCTCAGCCAGCTGCCGGAACAGAAGCGTCCCGTATTTATCTTCGAATGGTTGCGCTTCCTGGACAAGGTGTTGGTGGCGGCCCAAAAGTCCGACATCAAGGGCTGCCAGAAGAAGCTGGTCGAACAGCTAACGCAACACATTCAGGGTGCACCGGGGCCTCCGACGCGCAAGCTAATTGCACGCTGTCTGGCCACCCTGTTCTCGGTCGGCGATACATTTCTGCTCTTCGAAACGGTTAACAAGTGTAACGACATACTGAAGAACAAGGATGATTCGCCCAGCTATCTACCGACCCGTTTGGCCGCCATCTGTGTGGTGGGCTGCATGTACGAGAAGCTCGGCCGCATGATGGGTCGATCGTACGAGGAAACGGTACAGATTCTGCTAAAATCGCTCAAGAACGCAGAATCACAGTCGCGCATCGAAATCATGATGACGCTGGAGAAGGTGTGCGCCGGCATGGGATCGGCCATCTCGAACGTGCACAAGGACATCTACAAGGCGGTACGCTACTGCTTGACCGATCGCGTGATGGCGGTCCGGGTGGCCgcttccaactgtttgctggaGATGACCAAACACGCTCCATTTCTGTACACGTCCGAGCTGGAAAGTTTGGCATCGTTGTGCTTCCGTgcgttcgacagctgcaactACGAGGTCCGGTGTGCGGTGGCCAAACTGCTCGGTACGCTCATCGCTTGCACGCAGAATGGCAGTTTGCGCAACTTTAGCAGCATGACAGCGTCATCGTCGAGCACGAAGTCGCTTCGTCCGGTGTCGCTGGACGAAGCGCTCGGTGTGCTAATGTCCGGCTTTTTGCGCGGCGGTGTATCATTCTTGAAGGGCACCGGGGAAATTATTAAGGGCAGTTCGGGCGTTAACCGAGAAGTGCGGGTCGGTGTCACCCATGCGTACGTCGTGTTTGTGCAAACGATGGGAGGACTTTGGCTAGAGCGCAATATGCAATCGTTTCTAGTGCACGTGCTGGATCTGGTGGCAAATCCTAAGGCGGCCTCCTCACACGTCGATGCGGTGTACTCAAGGAAGTGCATCAACTTCATACTGCGCTCCGTCATTGGCAAGATGTTGGGTGAAAAGGCACAATCGTCCGCCTGCAAGGAACTGATACATCTGATCGCGAAGCAAATGAATTCGATTGATTTTAATCCGGAAAATGCAAAAGACTCCAACCAAGAGACCCTGTTCAGTCAGCATCTGCTCGTCTGCGCGCTGCAGGAACTTGGCagtttggtgctgctgcttggcACTACCGCACAGAACTTGCTCGCCGACCAGTCGCTTAACTTTATCGATGCAATCTGTGCCGTGTTGATCCATCCCTGCATGGCAGCACGGCTCGCTGCGGCTTGGTGTTTGCGTTGCTTATGCGTTGCCGTGCCGAGCCAAATTACGCCGCTCATTGATCGGTTTATTGATGCAATCGAGAAGATGCGCACATCGCCGGATGCTATCTCGGGGTACAGTGGTGCGCTGGCGGCAGTACTCGGTGGTGTACGATATTCACCCCTGGGCATACCGCATACGCGCGGCAAAATAATATTCAACACCGCCGAAGAATTGCTTCGAACGGCTAGTCAAAACAGTCGCTTGTCACTGAACCGAACGCAGGCCGGATGGTTACTGATTGGAGCCATCATGACACTGGGTGTGCCGGTAGTGAAGGGTTTGCTGCCGCGTATGTTACTGCTTTGGCGTAACGCTTTTCCGCGCTCGACGAAGGAACTGGAATCGGAAAAGGCAAGGGGTGATGCGTTTACCTGGCAGGTCACATTGGAGGGTCGTGCTGGTGCGCTGTCGGTGATGCACAGTTTCTTGCTGCACTGTCCGGAACTCGTTACGGACGATATCACGCGCCGGCTGCTGACACCGATCGAAAGTGCTTTAGCGATGTTGATCaa CATAACGTCCGTGCTGAAAAATTATGGCCAACACTTGAAGGCACCGACAGCGATGGTACGATTGCGACTGTACGAAACGTTATCCCTGTTGCCGGCAAACGCACTGGAATCTTCATACACGCATCTGCTTCGTATGCTTGTGTCGGAATTTACACTCACGGAAAATCCGGCCAATACTACGACCTCCTTCCTGAGGCAGATGTGCCATGGTGATGATTCAATTATACTAGGCACCTGGTTACAGGATACCGATCATCGCACGATCGAAGATCAG ATGGAACCGAACCGTAAGGCTGACGGTGATTAT ctGCAACCGAACAGTGCAGCCGGTTCCGGTGCACTAGAGCATGATGCTTGCTGTCTGTTCCGGGGGATCGCGGCCGGCGAACAGTGTCCCGGTCCTTTACCGCTCGGTGTCGCCGTGATCGATATGTCCGTGATACTGTTCGGATTGATCTTCCCGAAGGTAGCGAACAAACACCGGTTACAGATGTTGGAACACTTTGGCGAGTGTATAAAGCATGCGAAAAGTTCCCGCCAGGAAGCGGTACAGATGAACATTTTTACCGCCCTGCTCAGTGGGCTGAAGGGATTGACGGAAACGAAGTCAGCGATCGGGCAGGATGATGTGCGCAAGAGTGCTACGAATTTGATCATTAGCGCACTGACGAGCGCCAATCCGATACTGCGCTGTGCGGCCGGTGAAGCACTTGGGCGTATCGCACAGGTGGTGGGTGATTCGCGTGTAACGGCCGAGTTGGCGCAAACTAGCTTCGATCGATTAAAATCTGCCCGCGACGTTGTGACGCGTACGGGACATTCGCTGGCGCTGGGCTGTTTACATCGGTACGTCGGTGGCATGGGTTCGTCCCAGCATCTGAACACGAGCGTTTCCATCTTGTTGGCTCTTGCGCAAGATGGTAGCTCACCCGTCGTACAGGTGTGGTCACTATACGCACTATCGCTGATAGCCGATTCGGGCGGTCCAATGTTCCGCGGGTACGTCGAACCGACACTTTCACTCGCACTGAAGCTTCTGCTCACCGTTCCACAGTCCCATGTCGATGTGCACCAGTGCATTGGACGTGTGCTAAGCGCGCTGATTACGACGATTGGTCCGGAATTGCAGGGCGACTCCAATTCGGTTGCCACTGCACGATCATCCTTCCTGTGTGCTGCGGCCATTATGCAAGCGCATTCGGATCCGTTGGTGCAGGCAGAAGCGACGGGATGTTTACAGCAGCTGCATCTGTTCGCTCCACGCAACGTCAATTTATCGTCCCTAGTTCCTAACCTGTGTCAGAACCTTAGCAGCAACTATCTGATGCTACGAAAAGCGGCTGTATCGTGTCTGCGGCAGCTAACAACGCGCGAAGCGAAAGAAGTTTGCGAACACGCCGCAAATCTGGTGAGCGACGAGGATCGATACGCGTTGTCCGATTACGGTTTGCCCGGTGTACTGTTCGGTATGCTTGACACGGAGAGCGATAGTCAGATGGTGCGGAACATACACGATACCATCACCTCGATGCTGCAGATACTGGCCGCGGAGAATCTGTCCCAGTGGTTAAGCATGTGCAAGAATGTGCTTACGGTCGCGTCTGATTCATCCGTCGGGGCGGAAGGTGCGGTGGCTGGAGCGACTGGTGGGGCTGCTagcggtggtggcggtgttGGGGGTGCTGGTGCTGGAAGTGGTGGAGCCACTGGGGGAAAGGATGGTGGTGGCGACGATGGTGAAGGAGACgatgccgatgatgatgatgacgatgataacATGGAGTTCCATGCGGAGGATCACCAGGCAACGCACCCCGCTGTACAACCCCGTTGGCCAACGCGTGTATTTGCCGCGGAATGTGTCCGGAAGGTTATTGCCACGTGTGAAAATGCTAGCTCGAATCATTTCGACTTACTGGCTGCGAAAGAGATGCAGATGACAAAATCTCGTGGCGATTTCTTGGTGTTGCATCTTTCCGATTTGATTCGAATGGCGTTCATGGCTGCAACGAGCGATTCCGACCAGCTGCGGCTGGAGGGTTTGAAAACTTTGCAGGAAATAATTGACAAGTTTGCGCACGTGCCGGAACCCGAGTTTCCGGGCCATTTGCTGCTAGAGCAGTTCCAGGCACAGGTTGGAGCAGCGCTAAGGCCCGCATTTTCCCAAGACACACCGTCGCACGTAACGGCAGCGGCTTGTGAAGTGTGTAGCGCATGGATCGGGTCGGGGGTAGCGCGTGATTTGAACGATTTGCGCCGTGTCCATCAGTTGCTGGTGTCGAACTTGAGCAAGCTGAACAGCCGCACTAATAGTACACAGCTGTACAACGAAAGTATGGCCACGCTGGAGAAGCTAAGCATCCTGAAGGCATGGGGCCAAGTGTACATCATGGCGATGGTTGGGCATGGGTCGGCTCCGGCTAGCCAGATGCTGAAAACTCTCAGCACCGTCGCTGGAAATCATTCCCATCTGGCAGTTCCGTCTGCGGCACAGCCGAAGGAATTCAGCAGATTAGCATTCGATGATGAGTTTGGTGATTTTGAGAGCCGTGGCGAAAGCTTACTGTCACTGGTCCAACCGGAACTGGACAATCTTTCCATGCACTGGTTGGCGGCGCTGAAAGATTATGCTCTGCTGTCCTTGCCAGCAGAGTATGCGAGTCAGTTACCGCACGATGGTGGAGCATTCTATACGAACGACACGATGAACTTGTCGAAACCACACTACCTTATCTCGTGGCCACCAATTCTCTACGCGGCGGCACTGTGGTTAAAAGCGGAAGGATTCGAAAAAGATGACCCGGAACAACTGTCGCGCGAACAGGAGGAAGATAAGGCAAATGCGAACGATGCACCAAACGCAATGGTTCCCGGCACGAAAGGGCAAACGGCAATGGCGATGCCAACAGGCGCCGCAATGATATCGCACGGTAGTTTAAGTGCGGATCGTTTCCATCTCATCTTTGGCATCTGCATGGAAGCGCTCTGCAGtacacgaacgaacgaaaagctGGACAGTGTAATCGCCTGTCTGCAGTCCCTGTACACCGTGTTCGATTCGGCGTGGTCGCGCGAAATGTTGATGCACAACAAAACGCTCCCGGTGGAGCTGTGCAATGTGCTGCACCGGTTGATACTGACCCGGGACAGCGTGGAGGTGCAATATCTGTGCATTTCGATACTGAAACAAACGATAATGGCCGCCAACGAGTGTTTGGAGCGGGAAAAGGAAGAGGAACGGCACAACAAGCTAAACACTTCCGGCGATGGGACGGACAcaagaacgggtgaaaatggTAACGACGAGACGGCACCACCGGCAACAACACCGGACGTGGATTACCTCGGGGAGGGTGGCGAAGAAGGTGAAATACTTCCAGGAAAGTCGCTTGTTTATGCCGTGCTGGAAGTGGTGCTTTGTCTCCTTGCTCGACAGATACCGGGCATGAACCCGTCGCAGAGTACCCGGGTGGCGAACGAACAGTTACAACGCCAGCTGGCCCAGGCACAAAATGGGCTCATAAAGCTGGGCGACGACAATTGTTTGCTGGTCGCGAGCGCAATCCAAAGCTTGAATGATTTGCCTGCTCTCTGTTCGCCGCTCGGTGCCCTTTCCATCCTGCCGACGATTCTGTATCTGACAACGGGCGTTATTAAAGAGGTAGCAACAAAGTCCGTGCACGATGAGTCGATGATTGCAAGCACGAATGTCGTTGTGCAGGCGGCCGTTCAGCTGCTAAAACTGCTCGCCACCCATCGGTACGGTAGGCAGGATGCGCCGTCCGGGGAGGAATGGCGCAAGCTGCTACAGAGTGCACTCGGACGCATAATCGATCTCACCAAGACGGGATGCGAGGAAACGAAGATGGACGAAGTGACGGTAATGTTGGCGATCGCCGTTTTTCTGCTGCACTCGCCGGTCAGTGTGGTTTCGGTGCCGAATTTGCAGTATCCGTGCATAAATCATTTTCGGCAGTGCTTCCAAAGTGCATCGTTGCCGGTGCGATTAAAGTGTGTGCAGACGATGCGTTCCATATTTGCGAACGGTGAGCTGAAAGTGTCCACACCGTACATACATGCATTGGCACCGCGGCTGATTGAACATCTGTACTCGGAGCAGGCGCGCAATCCAACCAACGAGCAGGAACTGGCGCTGGTGTTGGAAGGTATTACGACGGTTGAAGCACTGATCGCACTAGCGGAGCCACAGAATC GAGAGTTGATGCAAG GCATCCAAATGCTAACCTTGCTCGTACCGATCCTTATCAACTATCTGGATGATccggaacagcagcagcaacagcaacgaacTACCCAATCGAAGTACGTGGTAGCACTGAACGATCACGCCATACAGTGGCTAATGAAGATTGGCCTAAAGTATCCACAAGAGTTCAAAACGTTCATGGCCCAGGCACCGGAGCTAAGGCGCAAGCTGGAAGCGGCAATCAAGCGCAACCAGATGAATGCTACGCTGCAGAAGAGTAAAAGTGAGGCGGCAAATGCTGCCGCACGGAACAGTGCCGCCCAGCAGCAGAAACCGACCATACAGCTGAAAACGGATTTCAGCAACTTTAGCTTTGCATAG